The following nucleotide sequence is from Thermogemmatispora onikobensis.
CTGTGCACTCCTTCTGCTGCGTCAGTCCTGGCAGCAGCTCGCCAAAAATAGCCCCTGCCTCTTCGAGCAGCAAGGCAAAGGCCCGATCGAGCCGGGTCGAACCTGCCAGAGCGACCGCCCCAGGCAGCGAGCCAGGACGACCAAACTGGAGGGCAAAGGGCGGCAGATGTTGATAGCCCTCTTGCCAGTTTGCCAGCAGCTGCCTGAGCCACAGCGGGCAGCAGCCGGCAGGAGGGACAGAGGCAATGCTCGGCAGAGGGGGTAGAGCAGAAGTCAGCGTAGTGGGATCAGAGGCGGAGCCGCGATCGAGCAGGTCCAGCAGGGTGCCGCTGGCGCTCGTGAGCAGCCGGCAGGAGAGATCACACTGCAACAGACTGTCATTGACCTCGCGCAAGGCCAGCCAGATGGCGTGGCGCGTCGGCAGGTAGTCAGGGGGTACAAGTCCATCCATGAGCGGGCGTGTGGCTGCACCAAGGGCAGGCAAGCGCCGTTGATACAGGGTGGCGAGCTGGTGGAAAAGATGGCGCAGGCCAAAAAGCAGCAGCTCCAGGGAGCTGGTCCCTGGCATGCCCCGCTCTAGACGAGCGCTCAGGGCCGCGAGGAGGCCAGACAGCCCCCTCTCTCGCTCTTCGTCTTCCGGCTCCTCGCCCCACTGGTGGCATGCAGCAGTCGGCCAGGGTGTAGCCGCCAGTAGCTCTTTTTCCCGCTTGAGCCTGGCCTGGTGACCTCCCATCGTTCCCAGGTCCTCCCTCGCAGTAAAATGGCGCACGCTCCCATATATATTGTATGATTCGCTGCTACAGCCAGAGTTGACCTTCTTCCGGCCAGGGCGGCTCAATGGGCAGAGACAGGCTCTCAGCAGGCAACTTTTCGGTGGAGACGCCTCTCTGTGGCTCGCCTGTTGCCGGCAAGCCCGGGGGAACAAGCGGCGGGAGAGCAACGCTCTGGCCTCTCCCAGGAGTGGCTGATTGGCGCGGCTGCTCGGCAAACTGACGAAGCCCCGTTACGGCCAGGAGCCGCTCAATCGGTGGCACCCCTTCGCAAGAAGCAGGGATGATGAGCGGCTCTCCAGCCGGACAGCGCTCCAAGGCGGCGCAGAGGTCTTCCAGCGCTCTGCGTACAAGCTGGTTGTGCTCATTCCACAGCTCCAGACGCATCTCGCGATCGGCAAGCTGGTTCAGGCTGAGCGCCAGGGGTCTCAGCTCCTCTTCCACCGGCTCCAGACGCGCGGCCAGATCGCCAGCAGCCAGGCGCGCCAGAACCTCCCTGAGACGGGCTAGTTGCGCTTCCAACCCATTGCTGCGTCGGCTGGCGCTGTACAGCTGCGTCTCCAGCTGCTGGAGTTCCTCCTGATAGCTCCTCAAGAGGAGACGACGCAGCCGGCCCTGCTCGCCCACTGTCAGCAGGAGGCGCAGGCAGGCTACCAGGACGGCCAGGCCGAGGATGAGCAGCCCCGTGAAGAGAGGCGGCTGAGCGCTTTGCCAGGCTTGCCAGACCACAACAGCACAGCAGGCAATGAGCAGAAGCGAGGGGAGACAGAGAGGAAGATGCCAAAGCGTGCTGCTGCGGCTGCCCTCCCCGACCGGGCGCGCGCTGAGCTGAGTCAGCAGGGCCTCGTCACCGGGGAGACGCGCACTTTTGATGGCATCGGCAGGACGACTGGTGACAACGCGCCTGAGATAGGCCGCCAGACCACAGAGGAGCAGACCCACCGCTAACAGTGTCGCCAGCTCTTTCTGACGCCACGCCTCTGGTCCAGGCCAGGAACCGCCCAAGACGCGATGGAGGAGCAGATCGGCGAGGGCGTAGAGGAGGAGGCCAGCAACAAGACAGAGCAGGCTGACGCGGCGGGGAGGCTGGCGATAGGTTGTGTCGCTGGCTGTTGCCAGGCGGAGCAATAGCAAGACGCCAGCCCCCATGAGGAGGAGATCAGCCAGAGGGTCGATCAGTGTTTCCCAGGGAAAAGAATTGAAGGTGAGAGGCCAGCTGAGCGAGGCAAAGATCCCTAGATTCCAGGCCAGTCCCACCATCGCCAGGAGAGCCAGCAGAACGTCAAGGGCCAGGAGTAGACGCCCCCGCCCGGCACTGGCTGCCGGCCACAGGAAGAGCGAGAAGCAGAGCAGCAGAGGAAAG
It contains:
- a CDS encoding HAMP domain-containing protein, with amino-acid sequence MSPPGRIGTAVLVGLSLIVMAAVWLPPSFWPFAISASAMELAVALLAGLFGLGAALVPVPERALSATSFQPWSGQERAAWLCVGGGLLLRAVGVGWQLIGEVSSSAPGTLVRALPTSVLQVLQLIPQVSLLFFPLLLCFSLFLWPAASAGRGRLLLALDVLLALLAMVGLAWNLGIFASLSWPLTFNSFPWETLIDPLADLLLMGAGVLLLLRLATASDTTYRQPPRRVSLLCLVAGLLLYALADLLLHRVLGGSWPGPEAWRQKELATLLAVGLLLCGLAAYLRRVVTSRPADAIKSARLPGDEALLTQLSARPVGEGSRSSTLWHLPLCLPSLLLIACCAVVVWQAWQSAQPPLFTGLLILGLAVLVACLRLLLTVGEQGRLRRLLLRSYQEELQQLETQLYSASRRSNGLEAQLARLREVLARLAAGDLAARLEPVEEELRPLALSLNQLADREMRLELWNEHNQLVRRALEDLCAALERCPAGEPLIIPASCEGVPPIERLLAVTGLRQFAEQPRQSATPGRGQSVALPPLVPPGLPATGEPQRGVSTEKLPAESLSLPIEPPWPEEGQLWL